One region of Trinickia violacea genomic DNA includes:
- the preA gene encoding NAD-dependent dihydropyrimidine dehydrogenase subunit PreA, translating into MADLRCTIAGITSPNPFWLASAPPTDKAYNVNRAFEAGWGGVVWKTLGLDPHVVNVSSRYGAVQWNGQRIAGLNNIELITDRPLDVNLREIAQVKRDWPDRALIVSLMVPCNERDWKWILPLVEDTGADAVELNFGCPHGMSERGMGSAVGQVPEYVEMVTRWVKEGTRLPCLVKLTPNISDIRLGSRAAFKGGADGVSLINTINSIVAVDLDQMAPMPTVDGKGTHGGYCGPAVKPIALNMVAEIARDVETPGLPISGIGGISTWRDAAEFIVLGAGSVQVCTAAMHYGFRIVSDLADGLSNWMDEKGYATLDDIRGRAVPNVTDWKYLNLQYDIKARIDQDRCIQCGLCHIACEDTSHQAITREKDGVRHFEVIDENCVGCNLCMHVCPVEQCITMERVDSGAYSNWTTHPNNPSRVQQQDETDVAAKAA; encoded by the coding sequence ATGGCCGATCTTCGCTGCACGATTGCCGGCATCACGTCGCCGAACCCCTTCTGGCTCGCGTCCGCGCCGCCCACCGACAAAGCCTATAACGTGAACCGCGCGTTCGAAGCGGGCTGGGGCGGCGTCGTCTGGAAGACGCTCGGGCTCGATCCGCACGTCGTCAACGTCAGCTCGCGCTACGGCGCGGTGCAATGGAACGGCCAGCGCATCGCGGGCCTGAACAACATCGAGCTGATCACCGATCGCCCGCTCGACGTCAATCTGCGCGAGATCGCGCAAGTGAAACGCGACTGGCCCGACCGCGCGCTGATCGTCTCGTTGATGGTGCCGTGCAACGAGCGCGACTGGAAATGGATTCTGCCGCTCGTCGAAGACACGGGCGCCGACGCGGTCGAGCTGAACTTCGGCTGTCCGCACGGGATGAGCGAGCGCGGCATGGGCTCGGCGGTGGGCCAGGTGCCCGAATACGTCGAGATGGTCACGCGCTGGGTGAAGGAAGGCACGCGCCTGCCGTGCCTCGTGAAGCTCACGCCGAACATCAGCGATATCCGCCTCGGCTCGCGCGCGGCTTTTAAAGGCGGCGCCGATGGCGTTTCGCTGATCAACACGATCAACTCGATCGTCGCGGTCGATCTCGACCAGATGGCGCCGATGCCGACCGTCGACGGCAAGGGCACGCACGGCGGCTATTGCGGCCCGGCCGTGAAGCCGATCGCGCTGAACATGGTGGCCGAAATCGCGCGCGACGTGGAAACGCCGGGGCTGCCGATCTCCGGCATCGGCGGCATCTCGACGTGGCGCGACGCCGCCGAGTTCATCGTGCTCGGCGCCGGCAGCGTGCAGGTGTGCACGGCGGCGATGCATTACGGCTTCCGGATCGTGTCCGACCTCGCGGACGGTCTCTCGAATTGGATGGACGAAAAAGGCTACGCGACGCTCGACGACATCCGCGGCCGCGCCGTGCCGAACGTGACGGACTGGAAGTATTTGAACCTGCAGTACGACATCAAGGCGCGTATCGACCAGGACCGCTGCATCCAATGCGGCTTGTGCCATATCGCGTGCGAGGACACGTCGCATCAGGCGATTACGCGCGAGAAGGACGGCGTGCGCCACTTCGAAGTGATCGACGAAAACTGCGTCGGGTGCAATTTATGCATGCACGTGTGCCCGGTCGAGCAATGCATCACGATGGAGCGCGTGGACAGTGGTGCGTATTCGAACTGGACGACGCATCCAAACAACCCTTCACGTGTGCAGCAACAAGACGAGACCGACGTGGCCGCGAAAGCGGCTTGA
- a CDS encoding NCS1 family nucleobase:cation symporter-1, with amino-acid sequence MNQSAGTSDTLMQAGVSGSTLYNDDLAPTGQAQRTWKWYHFAALWVGMVMNIASYMLAAGLTEQGMSPWQAVLTVLLGNTIVLVPMLLIGHAGAKHGIPYAVLVRSSFGTQGAKLPALLRAIVACGWYGIQTWLGGSAIYTLLNILTGNALQGAPLAVIGISAGQAACFLFFWGIQIYFIVNGTDSIRWLESWSAPIKVVMCVVLVWWATSKAGGVGSMLATPSQFVEGGKKAGQFWATFWPSLTAMVGFWATLALNIPDFTRFAKTQRDQMVGQAIGLPLPMALLSVISVVVTSATVVIFGKAIWDPIDLTSRMTGIGVGIALIILTLDTMCCNLAANLVGPAYDFSSLWPKGISYKTGGLITATIAIVMMPWKILATTQGYIFTWLVGYSALLGPVAGIMMVDYFFVRGTKLDHAELFDENGEYAYTGGWNIAAVVALLIGVLPNLPGFLNTAFPAAFPNVPDAFKSLYTYAWFVGLVLAALVYGVWMKLGKRASPRVASA; translated from the coding sequence ATGAATCAATCCGCGGGAACCAGCGACACGCTGATGCAGGCAGGCGTATCGGGCAGCACGCTGTACAACGACGACCTGGCGCCGACGGGCCAAGCCCAGCGCACTTGGAAGTGGTATCACTTCGCCGCGCTGTGGGTCGGCATGGTGATGAACATCGCGTCGTACATGCTCGCCGCGGGCTTGACCGAGCAGGGCATGTCGCCGTGGCAGGCGGTGCTGACCGTGCTGCTCGGCAACACGATCGTGCTCGTGCCGATGCTCCTGATCGGCCACGCGGGCGCGAAGCACGGCATTCCCTACGCGGTGCTCGTGCGTTCGTCGTTCGGCACGCAGGGGGCAAAGCTGCCTGCGCTGTTGCGCGCGATCGTCGCGTGCGGCTGGTATGGCATTCAGACGTGGCTCGGCGGCAGCGCGATCTATACGCTCTTGAACATCCTCACCGGCAACGCGCTGCAAGGCGCGCCGCTCGCGGTCATCGGCATTTCGGCGGGACAGGCCGCGTGTTTTCTGTTCTTCTGGGGCATTCAGATCTACTTCATCGTCAACGGCACCGATTCGATCCGCTGGCTCGAAAGCTGGTCCGCGCCGATCAAGGTCGTGATGTGCGTCGTGCTCGTGTGGTGGGCGACGTCGAAGGCAGGCGGCGTGGGCTCGATGCTCGCGACGCCGTCGCAGTTCGTTGAAGGCGGCAAGAAGGCGGGCCAGTTCTGGGCGACGTTTTGGCCGAGCTTGACGGCGATGGTCGGCTTCTGGGCAACGCTCGCGCTCAACATCCCCGACTTCACGCGCTTCGCGAAAACGCAGCGCGATCAGATGGTCGGGCAGGCGATCGGCTTGCCGCTGCCGATGGCCTTGCTGTCGGTGATTTCGGTCGTCGTGACATCGGCGACGGTCGTGATCTTCGGCAAGGCGATCTGGGACCCGATCGACCTGACGAGCCGCATGACGGGCATCGGCGTCGGCATCGCGCTCATCATCCTCACGCTCGACACGATGTGCTGCAACTTGGCGGCGAACCTCGTCGGCCCCGCGTACGACTTTTCGAGCCTGTGGCCGAAGGGCATCTCGTACAAGACGGGTGGCCTCATCACCGCGACGATCGCGATCGTGATGATGCCGTGGAAGATCCTGGCGACGACGCAGGGCTACATCTTCACGTGGCTCGTCGGCTACTCGGCGCTGCTTGGGCCGGTGGCGGGGATCATGATGGTCGATTACTTCTTCGTGCGCGGCACGAAGCTCGATCACGCGGAACTGTTCGACGAGAACGGCGAATACGCGTACACAGGCGGCTGGAATATCGCGGCGGTCGTCGCGCTCCTGATTGGCGTGCTGCCGAATCTGCCGGGCTTTTTGAATACCGCGTTTCCGGCTGCGTTTCCGAACGTGCCCGACGCGTTCAAGAGCCTCTACACCTATGCGTGGTTCGTGGGCCTCGTGCTCGCGGCGCTCGTCTACGGCGTGTGGATGAAGCTCGGCAAGCGCGCGAGTCCGCGCGTGGCGAGCGCGTAG